One part of the Glycine max cultivar Williams 82 chromosome 14, Glycine_max_v4.0, whole genome shotgun sequence genome encodes these proteins:
- the LOC100786558 gene encoding glucan endo-1,3-beta-glucosidase 4: MEGMKLKRWLVSVLFLIVATVSNAAGAFVGVNIGTDVTDLPSASNVVAILKAHQITHVRLYNANEHMLRALSNTGIEVIVGVTDEEILGIGESASVAAAWISKNVAAYMPSTNITAISVGSEVLTSVPNVAPVLVPAMNHLHTALVASNLNFRIKVSTPLSMDIISRPFPPSTATFNSSWNSTIYQLLQFLKNTNSSYMLNAYPYYGYTKGDGIFPIEYALFSPLSPVKQIVDPNTLFHYNSMFEAMVDATYYAIEAFNFNNIPIVVTETGWPSFGGANEPDASTKNAETYNNNLIMRVLNGSGPPSQPKIAINTYLYELFNEDKRKGPISERNWGVFYANGSSVYSLSFSAANMSNANSLGSFCVAKDDADTDKLQAGLSWACGQGQANCVAIQPGRPCYSPNNVKSHASYAYNDYFQKMHNAGGTCDFDGTATKTTEDPSYGSCIYAGSANASIGGRSSSSTALGLGPVSPIGASLNLQVSPLQYLTSFISVILALVLS, from the exons ATGGAAGGGATGAAGCTTAAAAGGTGGCTCGTGAGTGTTTTGTTCCTCATTGTTGCCACAGTGAGCAATGCAGCAG gtGCATTTGTGGGGGTAAACATTGGCACTGATGTTACTgatcttccatctgcttcaaaCGTGGTTGCTATTCTAAAAGCACATCAAATTACACACGTGCGTCTGTACAATGCCAATGAGCACATGCTACGAGCCCTTTCAAACACTGGCATTGAAGTGATTGTTGGTGTCACAGATGAAGAGATATTAGGCATTGGAGAATCTGCATCAGTTGCTGCAGCATGGATTAGTAAGAATGTGGCGGCATACATGCCATCCACTAACATCACAGCAATATCAGTAGGCAGTGAGGTTCTCACCTCAGTCCCAAATGTTGCACCTGTTCTGGTTCCTGCCATGAACCATCTTCACACAGCACTTGTTGCTTCAAACCTTAACTTTCGCATTAAGGTTTCAACGCCGCTGTCCATGGATATAATTTCTAGGCCTTTTCCTCCTTCTACAGCCACCTTTAACTCCTCATGGAACTCCACAATCTACCAACTCCTTCAGTTTTTGAAGAACACAAATTCCTCTTACATGTTAAATGCGTACCCTTATTATGGATACACTAAAGGAGATGGCATTTTCCCAATTGAATATGCTCTATTCAGTCCCCTCTCTCCAGTGAAGCAAATTGTTGACCCGAACACACTATTCCATTACAACAGCATGTTTGAGGCTATGGTGGATGCTACCTATTATGCCATAGAAGCCttcaatttcaataatataCCTATTGTTGTCACGGAAACTGGTTGGCCAAGTTTTGGTGGAGCAAATGAACCAGATGCAAGTACAAAGAATGCTGAGACCTACAATAACAATTTAATCATGAGAGTACTCAATGGTTCAGGTCCCCCTAGCCAACCAAAGATAGCCATTAATACCTACTTATATGAATTATTCAATGAGGACAAGAGGAAAGGTCCTATATCAGAAAGGAATTGGGGTGTTTTTTATGCTAATGGAAGTAGTGTTTATTCCCTGAGTTTTAGTGCTGCCAACATGAGTAATGCAAATTCTCTAGGATCATTTTGTGTGGCTAAAGATGATGCAGACACTGATAAATTGCAAGCTGGCTTGAGCTGGGCTTGTGGACAAGGCCAAGCTAACTGTGTAGCTATTCAACCAGGGAGACCTTGCTATTCCCCCAATAACGTGAAGAGTCATGCCTCTTATGCTTATaatgattattttcaaaaaatgcaTAATGCTGGTGGAACATGTGACTTTGATGGTACAGCTACAAAAACTACTGAGGATCCCA GTTACGGGTCCTGTATATACGCGGGAAG TGCTAACGCAAGCATTGGTGGAAGGAGTTCATCTTCTACAGCACTTGGACTTGGACCTGTAAGTCCAATTGGTGCTAGTTTGAACTTGCAAGTGTCCCCCCTTCAGTATTTGACATCGTTTATTAGTGTAATTTTAGCTCTGGTGTTGTCTTGA